Proteins found in one Roseovarius pelagicus genomic segment:
- a CDS encoding ABC transporter permease, whose amino-acid sequence MPTSRSTRIALFVYGIFIIAFLYLPLISVGFASISKARYLSFPIKRYSTKWYSDAVESSTVHDLLTTSLSVALLVTVISVVIAFFGALAFARYQWRYRTTFQKLILLPIFFPQTVLGLALLMWFNSIGIIPSWKTAVVAHLVWIAPIATLIVAIRAYSFDPALEEAARDMGANTWTILREITLPLLMPGLVSAALFAFLLSWGNFPLSLFTTGADSTLPEWLYAKMVSGYSPLVPTLGIMSVCGSFLIIMVALSIAWLYRTNKEARAARN is encoded by the coding sequence ATGCCGACCAGCCGCTCAACCCGCATTGCCTTGTTCGTATACGGCATTTTCATCATAGCCTTTCTCTATCTGCCGTTGATTTCTGTCGGTTTCGCCTCGATTTCCAAGGCGCGCTACCTCAGCTTTCCGATCAAGCGGTATTCGACCAAATGGTATAGCGACGCAGTAGAGAGCAGCACCGTTCATGACCTTCTGACCACGTCATTGTCCGTGGCTCTGCTGGTCACGGTCATATCTGTGGTGATCGCATTTTTTGGCGCGCTGGCCTTTGCCCGCTACCAGTGGCGGTATCGGACCACGTTCCAGAAACTGATCCTGCTGCCCATCTTCTTTCCGCAGACGGTTCTGGGGCTGGCATTGTTGATGTGGTTCAATTCGATCGGAATCATTCCGTCGTGGAAAACCGCGGTTGTTGCACATCTTGTCTGGATCGCCCCGATTGCGACACTGATCGTTGCCATCCGTGCCTACAGTTTCGATCCCGCGCTGGAAGAGGCGGCGCGCGATATGGGCGCGAACACGTGGACCATCCTGCGAGAGATCACGTTGCCCCTGCTGATGCCGGGGCTGGTATCGGCTGCGCTCTTTGCGTTCCTGCTGAGTTGGGGCAATTTTCCGCTGTCGCTGTTCACGACAGGCGCGGATTCGACGCTGCCTGAATGGCTTTATGCAAAAATGGTCTCGGGCTATTCGCCGCTGGTGCCGACACTGGGGATCATGTCGGTCTGTGGCTCTTTCCTGATCATCATGGTCGCGCTGTCCATCGCTTGGCTCTACCGGACCAACAAGGAAGCGCGCGCCGCTAGAAACTGA
- the fabG gene encoding 3-oxoacyl-ACP reductase FabG, with protein MLTSLKGKSVIVTGGSKGIGRGIATVFARQGAKVTIAARNEDDLKAAAKEMGDNVRYELCDVSDWESVRNMVDSTAEAQGGLHVLCANAGAFPQTKMVDMDPAEWDQVMATNLKSSFLCVKAAIPHFDKAGKGRVVLTSSITGPHTGFPGWSHYGASKAGQLGFLKTAAMELSRYGTTINAVMPGNIYTEGLQDLGEDYLKTMANSIPLKRLGDVEDIGNAALFFASDEAGYITGQQIVVDGGQIIPESLEALEEI; from the coding sequence ATGCTCACATCGCTAAAAGGCAAGAGCGTCATCGTCACAGGCGGATCAAAGGGAATTGGCCGCGGGATCGCCACCGTCTTTGCGCGGCAGGGCGCCAAGGTCACAATTGCTGCCCGCAACGAGGACGATTTGAAAGCCGCCGCAAAAGAGATGGGCGACAACGTGCGCTATGAACTGTGCGATGTATCGGATTGGGAGTCGGTACGTAACATGGTGGACAGCACGGCAGAAGCACAGGGTGGGCTGCATGTGCTATGCGCCAACGCGGGCGCATTTCCACAGACCAAAATGGTAGATATGGACCCGGCCGAGTGGGATCAGGTTATGGCTACCAACCTGAAATCGTCATTCCTGTGCGTCAAGGCCGCGATCCCGCATTTCGACAAGGCCGGAAAGGGCCGTGTCGTCCTGACGTCGTCAATCACCGGTCCGCATACCGGGTTCCCGGGGTGGTCGCATTACGGCGCGTCCAAAGCCGGGCAGCTCGGGTTCCTCAAGACAGCGGCGATGGAGCTGTCGCGCTATGGCACCACGATCAACGCGGTGATGCCCGGCAACATCTATACCGAAGGATTGCAGGATCTCGGCGAAGATTATCTGAAAACCATGGCCAACTCGATTCCGCTCAAGCGGCTGGGTGATGTAGAGGATATCGGCAATGCCGCGCTGTTTTTCGCATCCGACGAGGCAGGGTACATCACCGGCCAGCAAATTGTTGTCGATGGCGGGCAGATCATCCCGGAATCGCTCGAAGCACTCGAGGAAATCTGA
- a CDS encoding phosphotransferase enzyme family protein yields MSGTDMPLEQLLGYLETLANQSLALWDVPEGATARLINVSENATYLVQAPNGYKAILRVHRENYHSHRAIECELAWLEALDEEKVVTTPGYFVGKNGDPIQEGRVNGLDDPRYMVLFHFVEGSAPDESGDMSDGYEELGAIAARCHNHVLNWQKPDDFERLTWDSDTVFGAAPTWGNWRDAPEVDATVKPVLEQVEQTIRERLGAFGKAPDRFNLIHADMRLANLLTDGHGTRLIDFDDCGWGWFLYDFAAAISFIEDDPRIPDLKAAWVRGYRSVRTMSDTEEAEIDTFVMLRRMALLAWIGSHIEAPEPQELAPGFAATTARLGQAWMDRIG; encoded by the coding sequence ATGTCAGGCACCGACATGCCGCTGGAGCAACTGCTCGGCTATCTTGAGACACTGGCGAACCAATCACTTGCCCTCTGGGATGTCCCGGAGGGCGCAACTGCGCGCCTGATCAACGTCTCGGAAAACGCGACCTATCTGGTACAAGCACCGAACGGGTACAAAGCCATCCTGCGCGTCCACCGCGAAAATTATCACTCGCATCGCGCGATCGAATGCGAGCTGGCGTGGCTAGAGGCATTGGACGAAGAAAAAGTCGTTACCACGCCCGGCTATTTCGTTGGCAAGAACGGGGATCCGATACAGGAGGGCCGCGTCAATGGCCTGGATGATCCGCGCTACATGGTGCTGTTTCATTTCGTCGAAGGGTCGGCCCCGGACGAAAGCGGCGACATGTCCGACGGGTACGAAGAACTGGGCGCCATTGCCGCGCGGTGTCACAACCACGTTCTGAACTGGCAGAAGCCGGATGATTTCGAACGTCTGACATGGGATTCCGATACCGTATTCGGTGCCGCGCCTACATGGGGAAACTGGCGCGACGCGCCCGAAGTGGACGCTACTGTAAAGCCCGTTCTGGAACAGGTGGAACAAACCATCCGTGAGCGGCTCGGCGCATTCGGAAAAGCGCCGGACAGATTCAACCTGATCCATGCCGACATGCGGTTGGCTAATTTGCTGACAGACGGGCATGGCACGCGGCTTATCGACTTTGACGACTGTGGCTGGGGGTGGTTCCTGTACGATTTTGCCGCCGCGATCAGCTTTATCGAGGACGATCCCCGCATTCCCGACCTCAAGGCCGCTTGGGTACGTGGCTATCGCAGCGTACGCACCATGAGCGACACCGAAGAGGCCGAGATCGACACGTTCGTCATGTTGCGCCGCATGGCGTTGCTGGCATGGATCGGCAGCCATATCGAGGCACCCGAACCACAGGAATTGGCCCCGGGTTTTGCCGCCACCACGGCGCGTCTGGGCCAGGCATGGATGGATCGGATCGGCTAA
- a CDS encoding cysteine hydrolase family protein yields the protein MSNWKTAYRSFYYETADAPDDIVLDAKKTALLVIDIQNTYLEPPEDTGEAARWQPFFDRMNGTVIPNTAQLLDWARGKGIEVIFARIACQTEDGRDRSLSQKKPGFNYLLLPKDREDSQIVPELTPKGDEIVVTKTTDSALTGTNLRLTLRNLGITDVVVAGIFTDQCVSSTVRSLADESFGVVVVHDACAAATDDLHDRELEIINMIYCHVASLEEVQSFVA from the coding sequence ATGAGTAACTGGAAAACGGCCTATCGTAGCTTTTACTACGAGACCGCCGATGCGCCGGATGACATCGTGCTGGACGCGAAAAAGACGGCTCTGTTGGTGATCGACATCCAGAATACTTATCTGGAGCCCCCGGAGGACACAGGCGAGGCCGCCCGGTGGCAGCCTTTTTTCGATCGGATGAACGGTACAGTCATTCCCAATACCGCGCAGTTGCTAGACTGGGCACGCGGCAAGGGGATCGAGGTGATATTTGCCCGCATCGCGTGTCAGACAGAGGACGGGCGCGACAGATCACTCAGCCAAAAGAAGCCCGGCTTTAACTACCTGCTGCTGCCTAAGGATCGCGAGGACAGTCAGATCGTGCCAGAGCTGACACCTAAGGGCGATGAAATCGTCGTGACCAAAACCACCGATAGCGCGCTGACGGGTACCAACCTACGGCTAACGCTGCGCAATCTTGGGATTACAGATGTGGTCGTCGCGGGCATTTTCACCGATCAATGCGTCAGTTCCACGGTGCGTTCGCTGGCTGACGAAAGCTTTGGCGTGGTGGTGGTGCATGATGCCTGCGCGGCGGCGACAGATGACCTGCACGACCGCGAACTGGAGATCATCAACATGATCTATTGCCATGTCGCATCACTGGAAGAGGTCCAGAGTTTCGTAGCCTGA
- a CDS encoding propanediol/glycerol family dehydratase large subunit, producing MSNATDTNRWRRFAEWDERMLRHDLFAAEDPEAGFSVFRSPYDPEPSVAATGGHITEMDGTPEAEFDILDEFIARYHLEPDLVDEAMALEDGAIARMLVDINVPRADLERLARGMTPAKLARVVGHLSSIEIAFAYYKMRQRKTPGNQAHVTNAKDDPLQLAADAATATELGFDEIETTMRVASNSWSNALGCTVGAAVGRGEALFQCSIEEAEELQIGMAGLATYAETISVYGTERAFVDGDDTPWSKAFLTAAYASRGIKARCTSGAGSELLMGFHEKKSVLYLEARCLCLQRAMGIQGTQNGGVDGAALTASMAGGVRELMAENLIAVWLGLECASGNDQRTSESEIRVGAKITPFLLTGSDLITSGMGSIKKYDNSFNPSLFNGEEIEDWMALQRDFEVDGGLSPLDEDRTLGLRIRAVEAMAAVLEELDLAHVTSAQVQSVVFASGSNDTDSFTAGTVTPVSDAIKQRGLTAVDVVRALAKRGFAEEADNLLFMLKQRVTGDYLQTSAIFRNRRVISALNDPNNYSGPGSAYAMSEDRWAAVQNVRGVLTRDRVLAAEALVAAKTPQWLFDTGLAAKGSNPHEVVIGVSPAFGQEIHRTTAGHALPDVIAALMKGIASGGGTARLIRVRKSADTSFIGLSAAKLSGSGYGIGIQAKGTTVLHHADRMPHMNIELFSNAPIVTLEHYRALGRNAALHTFGQNIEPVVVPTMGEAMAARFHARVAILFAIETALTDENAPPVALSLSTSEE from the coding sequence ATGAGCAATGCAACCGATACCAACCGCTGGCGGCGCTTTGCGGAATGGGACGAGAGGATGTTGCGGCATGACCTCTTTGCCGCCGAAGACCCCGAGGCTGGCTTTTCCGTCTTTCGCAGTCCTTATGACCCTGAACCGTCTGTTGCCGCGACAGGTGGGCATATCACCGAAATGGACGGCACCCCCGAGGCCGAGTTCGATATTCTGGACGAATTCATCGCCCGCTATCACCTAGAACCGGATCTGGTGGACGAGGCAATGGCGCTGGAAGATGGTGCCATCGCGCGCATGCTGGTCGATATCAATGTGCCGCGCGCCGATCTGGAGCGACTGGCGCGCGGCATGACCCCGGCCAAACTGGCGCGTGTGGTCGGCCACCTGTCCTCCATCGAGATCGCGTTCGCCTACTACAAGATGCGCCAGCGCAAGACGCCGGGAAATCAGGCCCATGTGACCAATGCAAAGGACGACCCGTTGCAACTGGCCGCAGATGCCGCAACTGCAACCGAGTTGGGGTTTGACGAGATCGAGACGACAATGCGCGTTGCGTCAAATTCCTGGTCCAACGCGCTGGGATGCACGGTGGGGGCGGCTGTCGGGCGCGGCGAGGCCCTGTTTCAATGTTCGATTGAAGAGGCCGAGGAATTACAGATCGGCATGGCGGGCCTCGCCACATATGCCGAGACAATTTCCGTTTATGGAACCGAACGCGCATTTGTCGATGGTGACGATACCCCGTGGTCAAAGGCGTTCCTGACTGCCGCTTACGCCTCTCGTGGGATCAAGGCGCGCTGCACATCGGGGGCCGGGTCAGAACTGTTGATGGGGTTTCACGAAAAGAAATCCGTACTTTATCTAGAGGCGCGGTGTTTATGCCTGCAACGGGCGATGGGCATTCAGGGCACGCAAAATGGTGGTGTGGACGGTGCCGCGCTGACCGCGTCGATGGCTGGCGGTGTAAGAGAACTGATGGCCGAGAACCTGATTGCTGTCTGGCTGGGGCTGGAATGCGCCTCGGGTAATGATCAGCGCACCAGCGAATCCGAAATACGCGTAGGGGCCAAGATCACGCCCTTTTTGCTGACCGGATCAGACCTGATTACCAGCGGTATGGGGTCAATCAAAAAATACGACAATTCGTTCAACCCGTCGCTGTTCAACGGCGAGGAAATCGAAGACTGGATGGCGTTGCAGCGCGATTTCGAAGTCGATGGCGGACTAAGCCCGCTGGACGAAGATCGCACATTGGGCCTGCGTATCCGCGCCGTAGAGGCGATGGCGGCCGTGCTGGAAGAATTGGACCTTGCCCATGTCACCAGCGCGCAGGTGCAATCGGTGGTCTTTGCGTCGGGATCGAATGACACTGACAGCTTTACCGCCGGCACCGTGACGCCGGTCAGCGACGCGATCAAACAGCGCGGACTGACCGCCGTGGATGTGGTCCGCGCACTGGCCAAGCGAGGATTTGCCGAAGAGGCGGATAACCTGCTTTTCATGCTGAAACAGCGCGTGACCGGCGATTATCTGCAAACCTCCGCGATATTCCGCAACCGCCGGGTGATCAGCGCACTCAATGATCCCAATAACTATTCAGGCCCCGGCAGCGCCTATGCAATGAGCGAGGATCGCTGGGCTGCGGTGCAGAATGTGCGCGGAGTTCTGACCCGTGACCGGGTGCTCGCCGCAGAGGCATTGGTGGCCGCGAAGACGCCGCAATGGCTGTTCGACACCGGCCTAGCTGCTAAGGGATCGAACCCGCATGAAGTGGTGATCGGCGTCAGTCCGGCATTTGGTCAGGAAATACACCGCACCACGGCTGGCCATGCCCTGCCTGATGTCATCGCGGCGCTGATGAAGGGCATCGCATCAGGTGGCGGGACCGCCCGGCTGATCCGGGTCAGAAAATCGGCTGACACGTCCTTTATCGGGCTTTCCGCAGCCAAGCTTTCAGGTTCTGGTTATGGAATCGGGATTCAGGCCAAGGGCACCACGGTCCTGCATCATGCGGACCGAATGCCACACATGAACATCGAACTCTTCTCCAACGCGCCCATCGTCACACTGGAACACTACCGCGCATTGGGTCGAAACGCTGCACTGCACACCTTTGGGCAGAACATCGAACCGGTGGTCGTCCCCACAATGGGCGAGGCGATGGCCGCCCGGTTCCATGCGCGTGTGGCCATCCTCTTTGCCATCGAAACGGCATTGACAGATGAGAACGCGCCGCCGGTTGCATTGTCACTAAGCACGTCCGAGGAGTAA
- a CDS encoding diol dehydratase small subunit: MSAKDLYPLAENAPDLIKTPSGKSLSELTVDAVMKDEVTAADFAISAEALGVQAEIADAHNRPALADNFRRAAELVSVPQDVLMETYEMLRPGRSDHSSLCERAEMLRCNYGADLMAKFIEEAADVYERRGIFAKRY, from the coding sequence ATGTCAGCCAAGGATCTCTATCCTCTTGCCGAGAACGCGCCGGACCTGATCAAGACACCGTCGGGAAAATCCCTGTCAGAATTGACTGTCGACGCCGTTATGAAGGACGAGGTGACGGCAGCCGATTTTGCTATTTCCGCAGAGGCGTTAGGGGTTCAGGCAGAGATCGCAGATGCCCACAACCGCCCCGCCCTGGCGGACAATTTTCGCCGCGCCGCTGAACTGGTCAGCGTTCCGCAGGATGTCCTGATGGAAACTTATGAAATGCTGCGTCCGGGCCGGTCTGATCATTCATCCCTGTGCGAACGCGCAGAAATGCTGCGCTGCAATTACGGTGCGGACCTGATGGCAAAGTTCATCGAAGAGGCCGCAGACGTGTATGAACGCCGGGGCATTTTCGCCAAGCGATACTGA
- a CDS encoding LysR family transcriptional regulator, which yields MSNSYKFPPLKWLMSFEAAARHMSFTAAAEELGLSQAAVSYQIKCLESMIKAPLFERKPRNLRLTAVGQAYLPPIRRAFDEMFASTAGLFGNHGEKVVTVRVAISFMTRCLAPAMKDFYRQHPEIRVNFWSSIWANSDEADEADIDIRFGAGDWTGYDTTLLANDTAVLVSSPENASMVQRSEDLANIPERMMINVAGYDDLWRRALVQTDIRPALGKGIRVDTTIAASELVAAGAGFAFLSKLFSHSDLESGRLVMPGDIELKMERAHYLLQPKSQKRPGTEVLIFKEWLLAQRW from the coding sequence ATGTCCAACAGTTACAAATTCCCGCCCCTGAAATGGCTGATGTCGTTTGAGGCAGCCGCGCGGCATATGAGTTTTACCGCCGCAGCCGAGGAACTTGGCCTATCGCAGGCGGCGGTCAGCTATCAGATCAAGTGTCTGGAAAGCATGATCAAGGCTCCGTTGTTCGAGCGCAAGCCGCGTAATCTACGTCTGACGGCGGTGGGACAGGCTTACCTGCCGCCCATTCGGCGTGCCTTTGACGAAATGTTCGCCTCGACTGCCGGTCTTTTCGGTAACCACGGTGAAAAGGTCGTCACAGTCCGCGTGGCAATCTCTTTCATGACCCGGTGTCTGGCCCCGGCGATGAAAGATTTCTATCGGCAGCATCCCGAGATCCGGGTAAATTTCTGGTCCTCAATCTGGGCCAACTCCGATGAGGCGGACGAGGCGGACATTGATATCCGGTTCGGTGCAGGAGACTGGACAGGCTACGATACCACGTTGCTTGCGAACGACACAGCTGTTCTGGTCTCTAGTCCGGAAAATGCAAGCATGGTGCAACGAAGCGAAGATCTGGCAAACATCCCAGAGCGCATGATGATCAATGTCGCGGGCTATGATGATTTGTGGCGGCGTGCGTTGGTCCAGACCGACATACGTCCGGCGCTGGGCAAGGGGATCAGAGTGGATACCACCATTGCCGCATCAGAACTGGTGGCGGCAGGGGCTGGTTTTGCGTTCTTGTCCAAGCTGTTTTCCCATAGCGATTTGGAGAGCGGTCGATTGGTCATGCCCGGCGATATCGAACTGAAAATGGAAAGGGCGCACTACCTGTTGCAGCCCAAGTCGCAAAAACGACCCGGCACCGAAGTCTTGATTTTCAAGGAATGGCTGTTGGCGCAACGATGGTAG
- a CDS encoding acetate--CoA ligase family protein gives MTSHRLDALLKPRSVAIVGASDKPGSNGHAMASMCALDGYAGAIYLVNPRLTQLGGNPCYPDLSSLPETPEHVVIGVASRFVEAILDQAIALGVKSASIFASCYLGDDAQPALPQRITAKAHAAGMAICGANCMGFYTPGQGLRIASMSSAPGLRQGGIAWIAQSGSTFGALSHNDRRLGFTLCVSTGMELVTTVADYMDWALCQPETWVIGLFLESVRNPAAFVKALEKARASRIPVVVLKVGRTEKSAQMAVSHTGAIAGNDAAYEAVFRKYGVTRVSDMDEMAATLALFDTSRAVPEGQLGVVSDSGGEREMIVDLADDIGVPFAALDPSTCTALVQHLEPGLHPENPLDAFGTQSDLVNRFAHLTASLANDPNVALGFFMSDPRDGYGYAEDYTRAVIDATAMTDKPLALVTNYSMTDERELAQKLKAAGVPLLRGTQNALRAARHVMAYRDFVGQPEQTSGALPSVGKWRQALGTGARLSEHDGLAMLAEFGISSPRLAHVSDATDLPAALDQLRFPLVLKSAEDIAHKSDVGGVVLNISDMEAASAAYSEMAARLGSRALFMEMAPKGTELALGAMWDDNFGPVVLISAGGVLIELLEDRIAALAPFDEAEAMRLLTSLRVYQILQGVRGQPAADLVDLAGQVACFSRLVAALGDSCAEIDINPMICGENGAVAVDCLAVGRTN, from the coding sequence ATGACAAGCCACAGATTGGATGCCTTGCTAAAGCCGCGCTCGGTCGCGATTGTCGGGGCGTCGGACAAGCCGGGCAGCAACGGCCATGCGATGGCGTCGATGTGCGCGCTGGACGGGTATGCCGGTGCGATCTATCTGGTGAATCCGCGCCTGACCCAGTTGGGCGGAAACCCCTGCTATCCTGATTTGTCATCGTTGCCGGAAACGCCCGAACATGTGGTGATCGGCGTTGCCAGCCGGTTTGTCGAGGCGATCTTGGATCAGGCGATCGCGCTGGGTGTGAAATCCGCGTCGATATTTGCATCATGTTATCTGGGCGATGACGCACAACCGGCTCTGCCACAACGGATCACCGCCAAGGCGCATGCGGCGGGCATGGCGATCTGCGGCGCGAATTGCATGGGCTTTTATACACCGGGGCAGGGCCTTCGCATCGCCAGCATGTCGTCAGCGCCTGGTCTGCGTCAGGGTGGAATTGCATGGATTGCGCAATCCGGTTCTACCTTTGGCGCCCTGTCTCATAATGACCGGCGGTTGGGATTTACCTTGTGCGTTTCTACCGGGATGGAATTGGTCACAACCGTCGCGGATTATATGGATTGGGCGCTGTGCCAGCCCGAAACATGGGTGATTGGGTTGTTTCTGGAAAGCGTCCGAAACCCTGCCGCCTTTGTCAAAGCGTTGGAGAAGGCCCGTGCTTCCCGCATTCCCGTTGTCGTACTGAAAGTCGGACGCACCGAGAAAAGCGCACAGATGGCCGTGTCACACACTGGGGCGATCGCCGGGAATGACGCCGCCTACGAAGCAGTATTTCGCAAATATGGCGTGACGCGCGTATCGGACATGGACGAAATGGCGGCAACGCTGGCGCTCTTTGATACGTCACGCGCAGTGCCAGAAGGGCAGCTTGGCGTCGTGAGCGATTCCGGCGGCGAGCGCGAAATGATCGTCGATCTGGCCGATGATATCGGTGTGCCGTTTGCGGCATTGGACCCATCGACCTGCACGGCCCTGGTGCAGCATCTGGAGCCGGGGTTGCATCCCGAAAACCCGCTTGATGCCTTCGGTACTCAGAGTGATCTGGTCAATCGTTTCGCTCATCTCACGGCGTCGCTGGCCAATGATCCGAATGTTGCGCTAGGCTTCTTTATGTCCGATCCGCGTGACGGATATGGCTACGCCGAGGATTATACTCGGGCTGTCATTGACGCCACTGCCATGACCGACAAACCGCTGGCGCTGGTCACGAATTATTCGATGACCGATGAAAGAGAACTGGCGCAAAAGTTAAAGGCGGCGGGGGTGCCACTATTGCGTGGTACGCAGAACGCATTACGCGCCGCGCGGCATGTCATGGCGTACCGGGATTTTGTGGGACAACCCGAACAAACGTCAGGTGCGCTGCCGTCTGTAGGGAAATGGCGGCAGGCACTGGGCACTGGCGCAAGGTTGTCGGAACATGACGGGCTGGCGATGCTGGCAGAGTTCGGCATATCGTCACCGCGACTGGCACATGTGTCCGACGCAACTGATCTACCTGCGGCACTGGACCAACTGCGCTTTCCGCTTGTGCTGAAATCAGCCGAGGATATCGCCCACAAGAGCGATGTCGGCGGCGTCGTGCTGAACATTTCAGACATGGAGGCAGCGTCGGCTGCCTATTCCGAGATGGCCGCAAGGCTGGGGTCGCGCGCACTCTTTATGGAAATGGCACCCAAGGGTACCGAACTGGCGCTTGGGGCGATGTGGGATGACAATTTTGGCCCCGTCGTCCTGATTTCAGCAGGCGGCGTGCTTATCGAACTCTTGGAGGATCGTATTGCGGCACTTGCCCCCTTTGACGAGGCAGAGGCGATGCGCCTGCTGACATCCCTGCGCGTATATCAAATATTGCAGGGAGTGCGGGGGCAGCCTGCCGCTGACTTGGTTGATCTTGCCGGGCAAGTCGCCTGTTTTTCCCGATTGGTTGCCGCGCTGGGCGACAGCTGTGCCGAGATTGATATCAATCCGATGATCTGTGGCGAAAACGGTGCCGTAGCGGTGGATTGTCTTGCTGTAGGGCGTACCAACTAG
- a CDS encoding enoyl-CoA hydratase/isomerase family protein, whose amino-acid sequence MTDAPVTTRIEGRTGILTFNRPRVMNAFNSDLIDSTHAAIDAFQADDRVLAIVVHGEGRCFSAGFDMKESAAKGISGEDQWRKALTTDFDFIMQFWNSPKPTIAAAHGFCIAGAMEILMACDLAVADEGTLFGEPEVRFGSGIVALLAPYVTGPKQAKEILLTGNDRITAARCHEMGLLNRVVPDGNALEAALALAQQITSASAKSVQMTKAAINRTYALARMREALAEALEVGIAIEADESPERMEFNRIRKELGLKAALEWRDSQVG is encoded by the coding sequence ATGACCGACGCACCAGTGACAACGCGCATCGAGGGGCGCACGGGCATTCTGACGTTCAATCGCCCTCGGGTTATGAACGCGTTCAATTCCGACCTGATCGACAGCACACACGCGGCAATCGATGCGTTTCAGGCAGATGACCGGGTATTGGCCATCGTCGTTCATGGCGAGGGGCGTTGCTTTTCCGCCGGTTTTGACATGAAGGAAAGCGCTGCCAAGGGCATTTCCGGCGAGGACCAGTGGCGCAAGGCACTGACCACCGATTTCGACTTTATCATGCAGTTCTGGAACAGCCCCAAACCGACAATTGCGGCAGCGCACGGGTTCTGTATCGCCGGCGCGATGGAGATCCTGATGGCCTGTGATCTGGCTGTGGCGGATGAGGGCACATTGTTCGGCGAACCTGAGGTCCGCTTTGGGTCCGGCATTGTGGCGTTGCTGGCGCCCTATGTGACTGGTCCCAAGCAGGCCAAGGAAATCCTGCTGACCGGAAATGACCGGATCACTGCGGCACGGTGTCACGAAATGGGGTTGCTCAACCGGGTGGTGCCTGACGGCAATGCGCTGGAGGCGGCGCTGGCATTGGCCCAGCAAATCACCAGCGCCTCGGCCAAATCGGTACAGATGACCAAGGCAGCGATCAATCGGACATACGCACTGGCCCGAATGCGAGAAGCACTTGCCGAGGCGCTGGAGGTTGGCATTGCGATCGAGGCTGATGAATCGCCGGAACGGATGGAATTCAACCGCATCCGAAAGGAACTCGGGCTGAAGGCCGCGCTTGAATGGCGCGACAGTCAGGTTGGCTGA